From a single Streptomyces liliifuscus genomic region:
- a CDS encoding CBS domain-containing protein, translated as MTTAGDIMHRGAQWIPAHETLDRAAQLMRELNVGALPISDENERLCGILTDRDIVVGCVAMGHDPARITAGEMAKGTPRWIDAGADVSDVLGEMQGHQIRRLPVIENKRLVGMISEADLAAHLTDEQLAGWAESVYAKSAAR; from the coding sequence ATGACCACCGCCGGAGACATCATGCACCGCGGCGCCCAGTGGATCCCCGCTCACGAGACGCTGGACCGTGCCGCCCAGCTGATGCGTGAGCTCAATGTGGGCGCGCTGCCCATCAGCGACGAGAACGAACGGCTCTGCGGCATTCTCACGGACCGGGACATCGTGGTCGGCTGCGTGGCCATGGGCCATGACCCGGCACGCATCACCGCGGGGGAGATGGCCAAGGGCACACCGCGCTGGATCGACGCGGGCGCCGACGTGAGCGACGTACTCGGCGAGATGCAGGGGCACCAGATCCGCCGCCTTCCTGTGATCGAGAACAAGCGCCTGGTCGGGATGATCAGCGAGGCCGACCTGGCCGCGCATCTGACGGACGAACAACTCGCGGGCTGGGCCGAGAGCGTCTACGCGAAGAGCGCGGCACGCTGA
- a CDS encoding magnesium and cobalt transport protein CorA — MSMAGNLRKVTGLSKVGGLRRVARLTRRRARVDLSHPARSPLGTAVVNCVAYEEGSRVPAGRDLVETVQRIRKADGGFVWLGLHEPTEVEFAGIAELFDLHPLAVEDAVDAHQRPKLERYGDTLFAVFKTVCYVEHTELTATSEVVNTGEIMVFVGQDFVVTVRHGRHGSLGPLREELEARPEQLAKGPAAVLHAIADHVVDDYLNVTDSVQEDIDQVETDVFAANGARADPGRIYQLKRELLELKRAVVPLGRPIMDLATRPIRVIDPEIQAYFRDVSDHQLRAAEQIAAFDELLNSILQAHLAQVSVAQNEDMRKITAWAALIAVPTMVCGVYGMNFDYMPELHWKFGYGMAVGVIAIVCSTLYRGFKRNGWL; from the coding sequence ATGTCCATGGCAGGGAATCTGCGGAAGGTCACGGGCCTGAGCAAGGTCGGCGGCCTCCGCAGGGTGGCACGGCTGACTCGACGGCGCGCCCGTGTCGACCTCAGTCACCCCGCCCGGTCTCCGCTGGGCACCGCGGTGGTGAACTGCGTGGCGTACGAAGAGGGGTCGAGGGTCCCCGCCGGCCGCGATCTGGTCGAGACGGTGCAGCGGATCCGCAAGGCCGACGGCGGATTCGTCTGGCTCGGGCTGCACGAACCGACGGAGGTGGAGTTCGCGGGCATCGCCGAGTTGTTCGACCTCCACCCGCTGGCCGTCGAGGACGCGGTGGACGCCCATCAGCGCCCGAAACTGGAGCGGTACGGCGACACACTGTTCGCGGTGTTCAAGACGGTCTGCTACGTCGAGCACACCGAACTGACCGCGACCAGCGAGGTGGTGAACACCGGCGAGATCATGGTGTTCGTCGGCCAGGACTTCGTGGTCACCGTGCGGCACGGCAGGCATGGTTCGCTCGGACCGCTGCGCGAGGAACTGGAGGCCCGCCCCGAGCAGCTCGCCAAGGGCCCGGCCGCGGTGCTGCACGCGATCGCGGACCATGTGGTGGACGACTATCTGAACGTCACGGACTCGGTTCAGGAGGACATCGACCAGGTCGAGACGGATGTGTTCGCCGCGAACGGCGCGCGGGCCGACCCCGGGCGCATCTACCAGCTCAAGCGTGAACTCCTTGAGCTGAAGCGGGCGGTGGTCCCGCTCGGCCGCCCCATCATGGATCTCGCCACCCGGCCGATCAGGGTGATCGACCCGGAGATACAGGCGTACTTCCGCGACGTCTCCGACCACCAGCTGCGGGCCGCCGAGCAGATAGCCGCGTTCGACGAACTGCTCAACTCGATTCTGCAGGCGCATCTCGCGCAGGTCAGCGTCGCGCAGAACGAGGACATGCGGAAGATCACGGCATGGGCGGCGCTGATCGCGGTGCCGACCATGGTCTGCGGGGTCTACGGCATGAACTTCGACTACATGCCGGAGCTGCACTGGAAGTTCGGTTACGGCATGGCGGTCGGCGTGATCGCCATCGTGTGCTCCACGCTCTACCGGGGGTTCAAGCGCAATGGCTGGCTGTGA
- a CDS encoding methyltransferase, translating into MTRTDGYLLDNRQTEAGQRFDALAALFDPTTFRHIERFGIGSGWRCWEVGAGGTSVVSWLAKKVGPTGKVVATDVDTSWATSAFRPPVELRVHDVGVDEPPGEGFDLVHARLVLVHVADRERALYSMIRALRPGGRLLVEDADPALQPLACPDERGPEQQLANRLRHGFRELLTEHGADLAYGRRLPRLLREAGLRQVEADAYFPITSPACGALESATIRQVRDRLVAAGLATDQDIDRHLANVATGGMDLATAPLISAWGRKV; encoded by the coding sequence ATGACGCGAACCGACGGGTATCTCCTCGACAACCGGCAGACCGAGGCGGGTCAGCGTTTCGACGCCCTCGCCGCTCTCTTCGACCCCACGACGTTCCGGCACATCGAACGGTTCGGCATCGGATCCGGCTGGCGCTGCTGGGAGGTCGGTGCGGGCGGCACGTCCGTGGTGTCCTGGCTCGCCAAGAAGGTCGGCCCCACCGGCAAGGTCGTCGCGACCGACGTCGACACCTCCTGGGCCACCTCGGCGTTCCGCCCTCCCGTCGAGCTGCGCGTCCATGACGTGGGCGTGGACGAGCCGCCGGGGGAGGGCTTCGACCTCGTGCACGCCCGGCTCGTCCTGGTCCATGTGGCGGACAGGGAGCGGGCGTTGTACTCGATGATCAGAGCGCTGCGGCCCGGCGGACGGCTCCTGGTCGAGGACGCCGACCCGGCGCTCCAGCCGCTGGCCTGCCCCGACGAGCGCGGCCCCGAACAGCAGTTGGCCAACCGGCTGCGCCACGGGTTCCGTGAGCTGCTCACCGAGCACGGCGCCGACCTCGCGTACGGGCGCCGGCTTCCGCGTCTGCTGCGCGAGGCCGGGCTGCGACAGGTCGAGGCCGACGCGTACTTCCCGATCACCTCGCCGGCCTGCGGCGCGCTGGAGTCCGCGACGATCCGTCAGGTCCGCGACCGGCTCGTCGCCGCGGGCCTCGCCACGGACCAGGACATCGACCGGCACCTCGCGAACGTGGCCACGGGCGGGATGGACCTGGCCACGGCACCGCTGATCTCGGCGTGGGGGCGCAAGGTGTAG
- a CDS encoding carbohydrate kinase family protein encodes MTGASGPGGTPGGAPGGTPGGALLVVGDVVTDVVARHRGPLASGTDTAAVVRTVPGGAGANVACWAARRDGTEVRLLGKVGMDSAAWHERELATSGVRPLLVIDPEAPTGTVICLVDTGASAERTFLTDSGASLRLTPGDWSESLLDGVARLHLSGYLFFSEPCRALVAVAMESARARGVPVSVDPASAGFLTELGVDRFLALTEGVDILLPSRDEACLLTGLPDPADAAAKLSRHVPLVVVKQGGAGALVARSGEVLARVPAVPATPVDTTGAGDAFTGAFLAALLAGTRPDDAAAEGCRAGARAVEQVGGRPTTNA; translated from the coding sequence GTGACCGGGGCGAGTGGCCCCGGCGGAACTCCCGGCGGGGCTCCCGGTGGTACTCCGGGCGGGGCTCTCCTGGTCGTCGGAGACGTCGTCACGGATGTCGTCGCCCGGCACCGTGGGCCGCTCGCGTCCGGCACCGACACGGCCGCCGTCGTCCGGACCGTGCCGGGCGGCGCGGGCGCCAACGTCGCGTGCTGGGCGGCCCGCCGGGACGGCACGGAGGTACGGCTGCTCGGCAAGGTGGGCATGGACTCGGCCGCGTGGCACGAGCGCGAGCTGGCCACTTCGGGGGTACGCCCCCTCCTGGTCATCGACCCCGAGGCGCCGACCGGGACGGTGATCTGCCTGGTGGACACGGGTGCTTCGGCGGAGCGCACCTTCCTCACGGACAGCGGCGCGTCCCTGCGCCTCACCCCCGGCGACTGGTCGGAGTCACTGCTCGACGGTGTCGCCCGGCTGCATCTGTCGGGCTATCTGTTCTTCTCGGAGCCGTGCCGCGCGCTGGTGGCGGTTGCGATGGAATCGGCACGCGCGCGTGGGGTGCCGGTGAGCGTGGATCCGGCGTCGGCGGGGTTCCTCACGGAGCTGGGGGTGGACCGCTTCCTCGCGCTCACCGAGGGCGTCGACATCCTGCTGCCCAGCCGGGACGAGGCCTGTCTGCTGACCGGTCTGCCCGATCCGGCGGACGCGGCGGCCAAGTTGAGCCGCCACGTTCCGCTGGTGGTCGTCAAGCAGGGCGGGGCCGGAGCCCTGGTCGCCCGGTCGGGGGAGGTCCTGGCCCGGGTTCCGGCGGTGCCCGCGACCCCGGTCGACACCACGGGTGCCGGGGACGCCTTCACCGGAGCCTTCCTCGCCGCGCTCCTCGCGGGCACCCGACCGGATGACGCCGCCGCGGAGGGGTGCCGGGCCGGGGCACGGGCGGTGGAACAGGTGGGCGGGAGGCCGACGACGAACGCGTAG
- a CDS encoding pseudouridine-5'-phosphate glycosidase, whose protein sequence is MLVVSEEVREALAAGRPVVALESTIIAHGLPRPRNLQVALELEDAVRQEGAVPATITVLDGQPRVGLDKEQLERVANEDGIRKLGHRDLPLAVAAGVSGATTVSATALLAAQAGVRVFATGGLGGVHREWTVTQDESADLGLLARTRITVVCAGVKSILDVPATLQRLETLGVAVAGYGTTNFPGFYLSDSGHPVDWTLESPGEVAAVMRAQDALDGPESALIVANPVPEAEQLDPELHARVLADALNACEAEGVSGQAVTPFLLGYLVRHTEGASLSANLAAVRGNVRLAGRIATAWAGA, encoded by the coding sequence GTGCTGGTGGTTTCCGAAGAGGTACGGGAGGCGCTCGCCGCGGGGCGGCCCGTGGTGGCACTGGAGTCCACGATCATCGCGCACGGGCTGCCGCGTCCGCGCAATCTCCAGGTGGCGCTGGAGCTGGAGGACGCCGTACGCCAGGAAGGTGCCGTTCCCGCGACGATCACCGTGCTCGACGGGCAGCCTCGCGTGGGTCTCGACAAGGAGCAGCTGGAGCGGGTCGCCAACGAGGACGGCATCCGCAAGCTCGGGCATCGCGATCTGCCGCTCGCGGTCGCCGCGGGGGTCAGCGGGGCGACCACGGTGTCCGCGACCGCGCTGCTGGCCGCGCAGGCGGGCGTACGAGTGTTCGCGACGGGCGGGCTCGGGGGCGTACACCGGGAGTGGACGGTGACGCAGGACGAGTCCGCCGATCTGGGGCTCCTGGCCCGCACCCGGATCACGGTGGTGTGCGCGGGGGTGAAGTCGATCCTGGATGTGCCGGCGACCCTGCAGCGGCTGGAGACGCTGGGGGTCGCGGTCGCCGGATACGGGACGACGAACTTCCCCGGCTTCTATCTGTCCGACTCGGGTCACCCGGTGGACTGGACCCTGGAGTCGCCCGGCGAGGTCGCGGCCGTCATGCGCGCGCAGGACGCGCTCGACGGGCCCGAGTCGGCGCTGATCGTCGCCAACCCGGTACCGGAGGCGGAGCAGCTCGATCCCGAGCTCCACGCGCGCGTGCTCGCCGACGCGCTGAACGCGTGCGAGGCGGAGGGCGTGAGCGGCCAGGCGGTGACACCGTTCCTCCTCGGCTATCTGGTGCGCCACACCGAAGGGGCATCGCTGAGCGCCAACCTGGCGGCGGTACGCGGCAACGTACGGCTCGCGGGGCGGATCGCGACGGCCTGGGCAGGCGCGTGA
- a CDS encoding VOC family protein: protein MTDNSTRLDHVVLWVRDPVASADFYEKALGLEPIRVTEFAAGKVAFPSVRLNEETIFDLAPLTMAPRMDVVPDAAASAGHPVNHVCLSLPGEDFDALRARLEERAVPLSDFTHDAYGARGKAKRSFYFRDPDGNVFEARHYE from the coding sequence ATGACGGACAACTCGACACGTCTCGACCATGTCGTCCTCTGGGTACGCGACCCCGTGGCCTCGGCCGACTTCTACGAGAAGGCGCTGGGCCTTGAGCCCATCAGGGTCACCGAGTTCGCCGCGGGAAAGGTGGCCTTCCCCTCCGTGCGCCTCAACGAGGAGACCATCTTCGACCTCGCGCCCCTGACGATGGCTCCCCGCATGGACGTCGTCCCCGACGCGGCCGCCAGTGCGGGCCACCCGGTCAACCACGTATGCCTGTCCCTCCCGGGGGAGGACTTCGACGCGCTCCGCGCCCGCCTGGAGGAGCGGGCCGTCCCCCTCTCGGACTTCACCCACGACGCGTACGGCGCCCGCGGGAAGGCCAAGCGGAGCTTCTACTTCCGCGACCCGGACGGGAACGTCTTCGAAGCGCGCCACTACGAGTAG
- the fdhA gene encoding formaldehyde dehydrogenase, glutathione-independent translates to MSGNRAVAYLKPGAVEVRTIDYPTLELQDGPGVASANIGRKCRHGVILKVLASNICGSDQHMVRGRTTAPEGLVLGHEITGEVVERGPDVEFVEVGDIVSVPFNIACGRCRNCKERKTGICLNVNPARPGAAYGYVDMGGWVGGQAEYAMVPYADFNLLRFPDRDQAREKLLDLTMLSDIFPTGFHGAVTAGAGVGSTVYVAGAGPVGLAAAASAQLLGAAVVIVGDLNAERLAQARSFGCETVDVSQGEVGEQIDQLLGEPEVDVAVDAVGFEARAHGPDAPEAPATVLNSLMGITRAGGALGIPGLYVTDDPGGIDQDARTGTLKVRLGLGWAKSHRFTTGQCPVMQYHRGLMKAILHERVHIAKAVNATVIGLEDAPRGYAEFDQGASRKYVLDPHGALNGARSV, encoded by the coding sequence ATGAGCGGGAACAGGGCAGTCGCGTATCTCAAGCCGGGCGCGGTGGAAGTCAGGACCATCGACTACCCGACGCTCGAACTGCAGGACGGGCCAGGGGTGGCATCCGCGAACATCGGCCGCAAGTGCCGGCACGGAGTCATTCTCAAGGTGCTCGCCAGCAACATCTGCGGCAGCGACCAGCACATGGTGCGCGGCCGGACGACAGCGCCCGAGGGGCTCGTCCTCGGGCACGAGATCACCGGGGAGGTCGTGGAGCGAGGCCCGGACGTCGAGTTCGTCGAGGTCGGGGACATCGTCTCGGTGCCGTTCAACATCGCATGCGGGCGGTGCCGCAACTGCAAGGAACGCAAGACCGGCATCTGTCTGAACGTCAACCCGGCCCGCCCCGGGGCGGCCTACGGCTATGTCGACATGGGCGGCTGGGTCGGCGGCCAGGCGGAGTACGCCATGGTCCCGTACGCGGACTTCAACCTGCTGCGGTTCCCGGACCGGGACCAGGCGCGCGAGAAGCTCCTCGATCTGACCATGCTGTCGGACATCTTCCCGACCGGCTTCCACGGCGCGGTGACCGCGGGCGCCGGGGTCGGTTCAACGGTGTACGTCGCCGGGGCGGGGCCGGTCGGTCTCGCGGCCGCGGCGTCGGCGCAGCTGCTGGGCGCCGCCGTCGTCATCGTCGGCGACCTGAACGCCGAACGTCTCGCGCAGGCCAGGAGTTTCGGCTGCGAGACGGTCGACGTCAGCCAGGGCGAGGTGGGCGAGCAGATCGACCAGCTCCTGGGTGAGCCGGAGGTGGACGTGGCCGTCGACGCGGTCGGCTTCGAGGCGCGGGCGCACGGTCCCGACGCGCCGGAGGCACCCGCCACGGTCCTCAACTCGCTGATGGGCATCACGCGCGCGGGTGGCGCGCTCGGCATTCCGGGCCTGTACGTCACGGACGACCCCGGTGGGATCGACCAGGACGCGCGGACCGGGACGCTGAAGGTGCGGCTCGGTCTGGGGTGGGCGAAGAGCCACCGCTTCACGACCGGGCAGTGTCCGGTGATGCAGTACCACCGGGGGCTGATGAAGGCGATCCTTCACGAGCGCGTGCACATCGCCAAGGCCGTCAACGCGACGGTGATCGGTCTGGAGGACGCTCCACGCGGCTACGCCGAGTTCGATCAGGGCGCCAGCCGCAAGTACGTCCTCGATCCGCACGGGGCACTGAACGGGGCGAGGTCTGTCTGA
- a CDS encoding MFS transporter, protein MTAVERPVGGPVDAEALPALRRRTAAVLVVGQILGGLGVATGIALAVVLAQEVAGTESLAGLAPTATVTGTAVLSVPLAALMTARGRRPGLVLAYLIGALGAGIVVVAAAMDNFPLLLLGMAAFGAASSANLQARFAAADLAEPERRARAISNVVWATTIGAVLGPNIAAPAGRSVSGLGIPEAAGPFLWAAGVFLMAALLIAVLLRPDPLLTARALAPLEEQSPAARSIRAGAAAVRASPRARLALVTVAVSHTAMVSVMSMTPVDLGHHGASIDLIGLVISIHIAGMFAFSPVMGRLSDRFGRLAVIGLAVGLLACAALLAGTAGSSHTQTAAGLFLLGLGWSAGLVSGSALLTDSVPQPARAAAQGLSDLTMNTAAGLGGAAAGLVVAQASYGWLNLVAACLLLPLGALALFTRGRPATS, encoded by the coding sequence GTGACCGCCGTCGAGCGGCCGGTCGGCGGGCCTGTCGACGCGGAGGCGCTGCCGGCACTGCGGCGCCGGACGGCCGCCGTTCTCGTCGTCGGCCAGATCCTCGGCGGGCTGGGTGTGGCCACGGGTATCGCGCTCGCGGTCGTACTGGCCCAGGAGGTCGCCGGCACCGAGTCGCTGGCCGGACTGGCGCCCACCGCGACGGTCACGGGGACGGCCGTGCTCTCCGTGCCGCTCGCCGCACTGATGACCGCGCGCGGCCGCCGGCCGGGGCTCGTGCTGGCCTACCTCATCGGAGCGTTGGGCGCCGGAATCGTCGTGGTCGCCGCGGCGATGGACAACTTTCCGCTGCTGCTGCTCGGCATGGCGGCGTTCGGCGCGGCCTCGTCCGCGAATCTGCAGGCGCGCTTCGCGGCAGCGGACCTGGCCGAGCCGGAGCGGCGGGCACGCGCCATCTCCAACGTCGTGTGGGCCACGACGATCGGCGCGGTCCTCGGCCCCAACATCGCCGCGCCCGCCGGTCGCAGCGTCTCCGGGCTCGGCATACCGGAGGCGGCCGGCCCCTTCCTCTGGGCGGCCGGGGTCTTCCTCATGGCGGCGCTCCTGATCGCGGTGCTGCTGCGGCCCGACCCGCTGCTCACCGCGCGTGCGCTGGCGCCGCTCGAGGAGCAGTCCCCCGCCGCGCGTTCCATACGGGCGGGGGCGGCCGCCGTCCGGGCCTCGCCGCGGGCCCGGCTGGCCCTGGTGACCGTGGCGGTCTCGCACACGGCGATGGTGTCGGTCATGTCGATGACACCGGTCGATCTCGGTCACCACGGCGCGAGCATCGATCTGATCGGGCTGGTCATCAGCATCCACATCGCGGGCATGTTCGCGTTCTCGCCCGTCATGGGCCGGTTGTCCGACCGGTTCGGGCGGCTGGCGGTGATCGGTCTCGCCGTGGGGCTGCTGGCCTGTGCGGCGCTGCTCGCGGGCACCGCCGGCAGCAGTCACACACAGACCGCCGCCGGGCTCTTCCTGCTGGGTCTCGGCTGGTCGGCCGGTCTCGTCTCCGGCTCCGCGCTCCTGACGGACTCCGTTCCGCAGCCCGCCCGCGCCGCCGCACAGGGCCTGTCCGACCTGACCATGAACACCGCGGCGGGTCTCGGCGGCGCGGCGGCCGGCCTCGTCGTCGCCCAGGCGAGCTACGGCTGGCTGAATCTCGTCGCCGCCTGTCTGCTGCTGCCGCTCGGCGCCCTGGCGCTGTTCACCCGGGGCCGGCCCGCCACTTCGTGA
- a CDS encoding methylated-DNA--[protein]-cysteine S-methyltransferase: MDSHGQNEQRVVWAVVDSDIGPLLLAATGEGLVSVGFHATDAVRDKALDRLASRFGTEPVEAPQSPLLAEAIRQISAYFAGERKDFDLPLDWSLISGFNRQVLRELASGVRYGSVVGYGDLARRVGQPGAAQAVGMAMGANPLPVVVPCHRVVESDGGIGGFGGGLETKRKLLALEGVLPEPLF, encoded by the coding sequence ATGGACAGCCATGGGCAGAACGAGCAGCGAGTGGTGTGGGCCGTCGTCGACAGCGACATCGGTCCGCTGCTGCTGGCCGCGACCGGCGAAGGCCTGGTCAGCGTCGGTTTCCACGCCACGGACGCGGTGCGCGACAAGGCACTCGACCGGCTCGCCTCCAGGTTCGGCACCGAGCCCGTCGAGGCACCTCAGTCCCCGCTCCTGGCCGAGGCGATACGTCAGATCTCGGCGTACTTCGCGGGCGAGCGCAAGGACTTCGACCTGCCGCTGGACTGGTCCCTGATCTCCGGGTTCAACCGCCAGGTGCTGCGCGAGCTGGCGTCCGGCGTTCGGTACGGCTCTGTGGTGGGGTACGGCGACCTGGCCCGGCGGGTCGGCCAGCCGGGGGCCGCTCAGGCGGTGGGCATGGCCATGGGCGCCAATCCGCTGCCGGTCGTCGTGCCGTGCCACCGGGTGGTGGAGAGTGACGGCGGGATCGGCGGGTTCGGGGGCGGCCTGGAGACCAAGCGGAAGCTGCTGGCGCTGGAAGGAGTGCTGCCGGAGCCGTTGTTCTGA